A window of the Bradyrhizobium diazoefficiens genome harbors these coding sequences:
- the sugE gene encoding quaternary ammonium compound efflux SMR transporter SugE, with translation MAWLFLLVAGLCETAWAIGLKYTEGFSRLLPTIGTVAAMVASFGFLGLAFKSLPVGTAYAVWTGIGTVGAAALGIYLFNEPATLLRLACIGLILSGVVGLKITS, from the coding sequence ATGGCTTGGCTCTTCCTGCTCGTTGCTGGCCTGTGCGAAACAGCCTGGGCGATCGGCCTCAAATACACGGAAGGATTCTCGCGCCTGCTACCCACAATCGGAACGGTCGCGGCTATGGTGGCCAGTTTTGGATTCCTCGGCCTGGCCTTTAAGTCACTGCCGGTCGGTACGGCGTACGCGGTGTGGACGGGTATTGGCACGGTCGGCGCCGCGGCGCTCGGCATCTATCTTTTCAATGAGCCCGCGACCTTGCTCAGGCTTGCCTGTATCGGCCTCATTCTCTCGGGCGTCGTCGGACTGAAAATCACCTCTTAG
- a CDS encoding acyltransferase family protein, with amino-acid sequence MVQKLEFLPRLESLRGLAAVSVVGYHAFGQFTDTYVTGMAPVVLFFVLSGFVLSRSLARNDDIAVFLRHRILRLFPAAIAVVVLLAALHGAFGFYLGFGPDFSPFNVLLNALMIRHDINGPMWSMTVECFATPVIVLAFLGGRRFGSRVLIAASAVLFGLSFIGPYVHLLGGYTNLAPLYAFVLGVTLHFSGRRLVEGIGDRQMVVAVVAGVLFLYCGLQKQTAPIILLEACSSGLLVALIAFGEPQRGFRLLGQPVIGFYGRISYSFYLFHMIGLSVAVRISAIDGWPMLSILLSIVIGVLLTTPMAWTSRRFIEEPFIAISRKWRDRRGEVFTTT; translated from the coding sequence GTGGTTCAAAAACTCGAATTCCTGCCTAGACTTGAGTCGTTGCGTGGCCTGGCTGCGGTTTCTGTCGTCGGCTACCATGCGTTCGGACAATTCACCGACACCTATGTCACAGGCATGGCGCCGGTGGTGCTCTTCTTCGTGCTGAGCGGCTTCGTGCTATCGCGCTCGCTGGCTCGGAACGACGACATCGCGGTATTCCTGCGTCACCGGATTCTCCGGCTGTTTCCGGCGGCGATTGCGGTCGTAGTGCTGCTGGCCGCGCTGCACGGGGCATTCGGATTCTATCTGGGCTTCGGGCCTGATTTTTCGCCCTTCAACGTGCTGCTGAACGCCCTGATGATCCGGCACGACATCAATGGGCCGATGTGGTCGATGACGGTGGAGTGCTTCGCAACACCGGTCATCGTTCTGGCTTTCCTGGGCGGCCGGCGTTTTGGCTCGCGCGTCCTGATCGCGGCGAGCGCGGTGCTGTTCGGGCTGTCGTTCATCGGTCCATATGTGCACCTGCTCGGCGGCTATACGAACCTCGCACCTTTGTACGCTTTTGTGCTTGGCGTGACGCTGCACTTCTCGGGACGCCGCCTCGTGGAAGGTATCGGCGATCGGCAGATGGTGGTGGCTGTCGTGGCCGGTGTCCTGTTCCTCTATTGCGGTCTGCAAAAGCAAACCGCGCCGATCATCTTGCTCGAAGCCTGTTCATCCGGGCTGCTGGTCGCGCTGATCGCGTTTGGGGAGCCGCAGCGCGGCTTTCGTTTGCTGGGTCAGCCGGTGATCGGCTTCTACGGCCGGATATCCTACAGCTTCTATCTCTTCCACATGATCGGCTTGAGCGTTGCGGTCCGCATCAGCGCCATCGACGGCTGGCCCATGCTGTCGATCCTGTTGAGCATTGTCATCGGCGTGCTGTTGACCACGCCGATGGCGTGGACATCCCGGCGGTTCATCGAAGAGCCGTTCATCGCGATAAGCCGAAAATGGCGCGACCGGCGAGGTGAGGTTTTCACGACGACCTGA
- a CDS encoding PrsW family glutamic-type intramembrane protease translates to MYLIEALPTVIGTAAIAPALLMLWLVIAAEERPGPPAQVWTAFLLGAASISLLGLARAPFAKMVAAPDNPWAALAMHSVFGVALPEEAVKVIAIVLVSSTKRRTFANPMDTVVYGAAVGLGFAAYENLAYLVQHAEMWRSLAALRSVLTVPFHGALGIIAGAYLTIARAGTALGANRHHRDWSRLSSRLLIFAGPLALHSAFDFPLLALQHLPDLDPTLRMWLGAASLLIGFSSIAFAMRLVRRVARHHAPRTDIARERLSQLRRMWALWLAGGGVGFLGLAFVLTSIHHWLINPERNLTLALIPIGFVSILLGLALLVVTTAIYVLGRNRIRTSGEGFSSAHGGG, encoded by the coding sequence ATGTATCTGATTGAAGCGTTACCCACCGTCATCGGAACGGCCGCCATCGCCCCGGCGCTGCTGATGTTGTGGCTTGTCATTGCCGCCGAGGAACGCCCCGGGCCGCCGGCCCAGGTCTGGACCGCCTTCCTGCTTGGCGCGGCCAGCATCTCGCTGCTGGGTCTCGCCCGGGCCCCCTTCGCCAAGATGGTCGCGGCGCCCGACAATCCGTGGGCGGCACTCGCCATGCATTCGGTCTTCGGCGTCGCGCTGCCCGAGGAGGCGGTAAAGGTGATCGCCATCGTGTTGGTCTCCTCGACCAAGCGGCGGACCTTCGCCAACCCCATGGACACCGTGGTCTATGGCGCTGCCGTCGGCCTCGGCTTCGCGGCCTACGAAAACCTCGCCTATCTGGTCCAGCATGCCGAGATGTGGCGGTCGCTGGCGGCGCTGCGCAGCGTTCTCACCGTGCCGTTCCATGGCGCGCTCGGCATCATTGCAGGCGCCTATCTGACGATCGCGCGCGCCGGCACGGCGCTAGGCGCGAACCGCCATCATCGGGACTGGTCCCGCCTCTCAAGCCGCCTCCTGATTTTCGCAGGCCCGCTCGCCCTGCATTCGGCCTTCGACTTCCCGCTGCTCGCGCTTCAGCACTTGCCGGATCTCGATCCCACCTTGCGGATGTGGCTGGGCGCCGCAAGCCTGCTGATCGGCTTCAGCTCGATCGCCTTTGCCATGCGCCTGGTGCGGCGCGTCGCGCGCCATCACGCGCCCCGCACCGATATCGCGCGGGAGCGGCTCAGCCAGCTGCGCCGGATGTGGGCGCTGTGGCTCGCCGGCGGCGGCGTCGGCTTCCTCGGCCTCGCCTTCGTCCTGACCTCGATCCACCACTGGCTCATCAACCCCGAGCGCAATCTGACGCTGGCGCTGATCCCGATCGGCTTCGTCTCGATCCTGCTCGGCCTTGCGCTGCTGGTCGTCACGACCGCGATCTACGTTCTCGGCCGCAACCGCATCCGCACCAGTGGCGAAGGTTTTTCGTCAGCGCACGGCGGCGGTTGA
- a CDS encoding PilZ domain-containing protein translates to MSVAEFLRQRAVEVTVSGSYSLHRWYDCDGKLRNFACRTKRVSPFRMIVDVPVVGKIGERVTSYFQDFGEFQCTISATLKSGFLMELDMTRARRAWMSEKLTWLEKKQKDDSIEELRRDARFVPQGSHTFLTVADGSIHPCFIIDVSTAGVAISCEYDPPIGTPLAVGACVGRVIRKFDNGFAVKFTEKQDRDDLVRLVVRQAVPQPA, encoded by the coding sequence ATGTCCGTCGCAGAGTTCCTCAGGCAGCGAGCGGTGGAAGTAACCGTGAGCGGTAGCTATTCGCTGCATCGCTGGTACGATTGCGACGGCAAGCTGCGAAACTTCGCCTGCCGCACCAAGCGCGTCTCGCCCTTCCGCATGATCGTGGACGTGCCTGTCGTCGGCAAGATCGGCGAGCGCGTGACCTCCTATTTCCAGGATTTCGGCGAATTCCAGTGCACCATCAGCGCGACGCTGAAATCGGGCTTCCTGATGGAGCTCGACATGACGCGGGCTCGCCGCGCCTGGATGTCGGAAAAGCTGACTTGGCTTGAAAAGAAGCAGAAGGACGACAGCATCGAGGAGCTGCGACGTGACGCACGCTTCGTTCCGCAGGGCTCGCACACATTCCTGACGGTTGCCGACGGCAGCATCCATCCCTGCTTCATCATCGACGTCTCCACGGCCGGCGTCGCGATCTCCTGCGAATACGACCCGCCGATCGGGACCCCGCTTGCGGTCGGCGCCTGCGTTGGACGCGTCATCCGCAAGTTCGACAATGGCTTTGCGGTGAAGTTCACCGAGAAGCAGGACCGGGACGACCTCGTCCGCCTGGTCGTGCGGCAGGCCGTGCCGCAGCCGGCCTGA
- a CDS encoding lysine-2,3-aminomutase-like protein gives MTKTNLARTLREPAELVAAGLAPVTALPALERVAARYAVAITPALVELIDESDPDDPIARQFVPTAAELEMQPGESADPIGDHPHSPVSGIVHRYPDRVLFKLVHVCAVYCRFCFRREMVGPGKENALSDSAYRAAIDYIRGHSEIWEVILTGGDPLMLSPRRLSEIMADLAGIDHVKIIRLHTRVPVADPARISDDMVAALKVEGATTWVALHANHARELAGPARAACARLVDAGIPMVSQSVLLRGVNDNVAALSDLMRAFVECRIKPYYLHHGDLAPGTAHLRTTLAEGQELMRQLRGRVSGLCQPDYVIDIPGGAGKSPVGPNYVLAEQNTAADARDAASETRYRIVDYCGDVHLYPPEA, from the coding sequence ATGACGAAGACCAATCTTGCACGGACATTGCGTGAGCCAGCCGAGCTCGTGGCCGCGGGCCTCGCGCCTGTCACGGCGCTGCCGGCGCTGGAACGCGTCGCCGCGCGCTATGCGGTCGCGATCACGCCGGCGCTGGTCGAGCTGATCGACGAATCGGATCCCGACGACCCGATCGCGCGGCAGTTCGTTCCGACCGCCGCGGAGCTCGAGATGCAACCGGGCGAGAGCGCCGATCCGATTGGCGACCACCCGCATTCGCCGGTATCAGGCATCGTGCATCGTTATCCCGATCGCGTGCTGTTCAAGCTCGTTCACGTCTGCGCAGTCTATTGCCGCTTCTGCTTCCGCCGCGAGATGGTCGGACCCGGCAAGGAGAATGCGCTCTCGGACAGCGCCTATCGCGCCGCGATCGATTACATCCGCGGGCATAGCGAGATCTGGGAGGTGATCCTGACCGGCGGCGATCCGCTGATGCTGTCGCCGCGCCGGCTGAGCGAGATCATGGCCGATCTCGCCGGCATCGATCACGTCAAGATCATCCGCCTTCACACCCGCGTGCCGGTGGCCGACCCCGCGCGGATCAGCGACGACATGGTCGCGGCGCTGAAGGTCGAGGGCGCGACCACATGGGTGGCACTGCATGCCAACCACGCGCGCGAGCTGGCGGGACCGGCCCGCGCCGCCTGCGCGCGGCTGGTCGACGCCGGGATTCCCATGGTGAGCCAGTCCGTGCTGTTGCGCGGCGTCAATGACAATGTCGCGGCGCTGTCGGATTTGATGCGGGCGTTCGTCGAGTGCCGGATCAAGCCCTATTACCTGCATCATGGCGATCTCGCGCCAGGCACTGCGCATCTGCGCACGACGCTGGCAGAGGGGCAGGAGTTGATGCGGCAATTGCGTGGGCGGGTGTCAGGACTGTGTCAGCCGGACTACGTCATCGACATACCAGGCGGCGCCGGCAAGTCGCCGGTCGGGCCGAATTATGTGTTGGCGGAGCAAAATACCGCAGCCGATGCACGTGATGCAGCCTCGGAAACGCGCTATCGTATCGTTGACTATTGCGGCGACGTTCATCTCTATCCGCCCGAGGCTTGA
- a CDS encoding HdeD family acid-resistance protein: MTSPDEFSRMQSAMSQAVKAHWKAFLFEGILLAVLGIAALILPPLASLAITIFLGWMFLISGIGGLIVTYWARATPGFWWSLISAALAVLAGMLLLARPMQAVLTLTIVLGAYFLAEGVTTIMYALEHRRELSGRWSWLLIAGLVDIAIAFMVIAGLPSSAEWAIGVLVGINLLFGGATLIGMALAARKSNS, encoded by the coding sequence ATGACATCGCCCGATGAGTTTTCACGGATGCAATCCGCGATGAGCCAGGCGGTGAAGGCACATTGGAAGGCCTTTCTGTTCGAAGGCATCTTGCTCGCCGTTCTCGGCATCGCCGCGCTGATCCTGCCGCCGCTCGCAAGCCTTGCCATCACGATCTTTCTCGGCTGGATGTTCCTGATCAGCGGCATCGGCGGATTGATCGTGACCTATTGGGCGCGCGCTACGCCGGGCTTCTGGTGGTCGCTGATCTCGGCGGCGCTGGCCGTGCTCGCCGGCATGCTGCTGTTAGCACGGCCGATGCAAGCCGTGCTGACGCTGACCATCGTGCTCGGCGCCTACTTCCTCGCCGAGGGCGTCACCACCATCATGTATGCGCTGGAGCACCGCCGCGAGCTGAGCGGCCGCTGGTCCTGGCTGCTGATCGCAGGCCTCGTCGATATCGCGATCGCGTTCATGGTGATCGCGGGACTGCCCAGTTCGGCGGAATGGGCCATCGGCGTGCTGGTCGGCATCAACCTGTTGTTCGGCGGCGCCACCCTGATCGGCATGGCCCTGGCGGCGCGCAAAAGCAACAGTTGA
- a CDS encoding glutathione S-transferase, which produces MPDTKLTIWGRANSVNVQKVLWCLDELSLPYERIDAGMQYGKTREANYLAMNPNARIPTLVEGDYALWESNSIMRYLCMAHGRGTGIYPEAPKKRAGVDRWLDWTLSMVQPVDRPVFWGIVRTPPAERDMVKIQRDADAAAEVWAIADHHLAKRAFMEGDQFTLADIAIGAYARRWLGVEGITRPAQPHLTRWLAALGKRPGFAQHVAPPMS; this is translated from the coding sequence ATGCCGGACACGAAGTTGACGATCTGGGGCCGCGCCAATTCGGTCAACGTGCAGAAGGTGCTGTGGTGCCTGGACGAGCTCTCCCTGCCCTACGAGCGCATCGACGCCGGCATGCAATACGGCAAGACCCGCGAGGCCAACTATCTCGCGATGAACCCCAATGCGCGGATCCCGACGCTGGTCGAGGGCGACTATGCGTTGTGGGAATCCAATTCCATCATGCGCTATCTCTGCATGGCGCACGGGCGCGGCACGGGGATCTATCCGGAGGCGCCGAAGAAGCGCGCCGGCGTCGACCGCTGGCTCGACTGGACGCTATCGATGGTGCAGCCGGTCGACCGCCCGGTGTTCTGGGGCATCGTGCGCACGCCGCCCGCCGAGCGCGACATGGTCAAGATCCAAAGGGATGCAGACGCGGCCGCCGAGGTCTGGGCCATCGCCGACCACCATCTGGCCAAGCGGGCCTTCATGGAAGGCGACCAGTTCACGCTGGCCGATATCGCGATCGGCGCCTATGCGCGGCGCTGGCTCGGGGTCGAGGGGATCACCCGGCCGGCCCAGCCGCACCTGACGCGGTGGCTCGCCGCGCTCGGCAAGCGGCCCGGATTTGCGCAGCACGTGGCCCCGCCGATGTCGTGA
- a CDS encoding fructose-1,6-bisphosphatase, with product MRLTLSVIKADVGSVGGHTKPSTHMLATVDREVGKAIANGLLIDGFVCHTGDDIAIIMTHTRGEGSSEVHQFAWKTFLAATAVAKTSGLYGAGQDLLADAPSGNIRGAGPGVAELSFDHNLSGPRPAESFMVFAADKCGPGAYNLPLYLAFADPMYCAGLMLPPMIKGFRFHIIDMDNTAGDSVIELDAPADNYHIAALLRDNERFGVDRIVSRTHGEVAAAVSAQRLHAIAGKYTGKDDPVAIIRNQGIFPAPEEIVSPFAKAHFVGGDARGSHVMPLMPVPLNTPVTGMYCLPIVSCAGFSMDKNGRFAESYTDFFDNLAWDEVRRCAQRKAIEMRSQGWSGAAMLPYSELEYGGFRDTVSALLQRFRLRGEREPEAAE from the coding sequence ATGAGACTCACCCTTTCAGTCATTAAGGCTGACGTTGGCTCCGTTGGCGGACATACGAAGCCGTCTACACACATGCTGGCGACTGTCGATCGCGAGGTTGGGAAAGCGATCGCCAATGGTCTTTTGATCGACGGCTTTGTCTGCCACACCGGCGACGACATTGCGATCATCATGACGCACACACGGGGCGAAGGGAGCTCCGAGGTCCATCAATTCGCCTGGAAGACTTTTCTCGCGGCCACGGCGGTCGCGAAGACGTCCGGTCTCTACGGCGCGGGCCAGGATCTTCTCGCAGACGCACCTTCCGGGAACATTCGCGGTGCTGGTCCGGGCGTCGCCGAACTTAGCTTCGATCACAACCTCTCGGGTCCGAGACCCGCGGAATCGTTCATGGTGTTCGCCGCCGACAAGTGCGGCCCCGGCGCCTACAACCTGCCGCTCTACCTCGCTTTCGCCGATCCCATGTATTGCGCGGGGCTGATGCTGCCCCCGATGATCAAGGGATTCCGTTTCCATATCATTGACATGGACAACACAGCCGGCGACAGCGTGATCGAACTCGACGCGCCCGCGGACAACTACCACATTGCTGCGCTGCTCCGCGACAACGAGCGCTTTGGCGTTGATCGCATCGTTTCTCGAACGCATGGCGAGGTCGCCGCGGCCGTGTCTGCGCAGCGTCTTCACGCGATCGCAGGCAAGTACACCGGCAAGGATGATCCGGTCGCGATTATCAGGAACCAGGGAATTTTCCCCGCGCCCGAGGAAATCGTATCGCCCTTCGCCAAGGCGCACTTCGTCGGTGGCGATGCACGGGGCTCGCACGTGATGCCGCTGATGCCGGTGCCGCTCAATACACCGGTGACCGGCATGTACTGCCTGCCGATCGTTTCCTGCGCCGGCTTTTCGATGGACAAGAATGGCCGCTTTGCCGAATCCTATACCGATTTCTTCGACAACCTAGCGTGGGATGAGGTGCGCCGGTGCGCACAGCGCAAGGCAATCGAGATGCGCAGCCAAGGCTGGTCCGGCGCTGCGATGCTGCCCTATTCCGAGCTGGAGTATGGCGGCTTCCGCGACACCGTATCCGCTCTGCTGCAGCGCTTTCGGTTGCGAGGGGAGCGCGAGCCTGAAGCGGCCGAATAG
- a CDS encoding amidinotransferase — protein sequence MDVVTRAAGPDTASLGQISPVNSYNEWDPLEEVIVGRLEGAVIPSDHPVVTCNIPGVAARAQSLFAGFHYPKIMIEPAQRELDGFVALLQSLGIVVRRPEAVDHRKRFSTPEWSSHGFCNSCPRDSMLVIGDEIIETPMAWPCRYFETHSYRPILKDYFRRGARWTAAPRPQLTDELFDPEYCVPEKGEPISHILTEFEPVFDAADFFRCGRDLFVTRSNVTNASGIEWLRRHLGDGYRIHEIESRCPNPMHIDTTILPLGPGKILINPEYIDVGRLPAILKKWDILVAPEPDSIADRMLKITSLCGKWLSMNVLTVDEKRVIVDPHHTGTMRAMEKWGFEPIPCEFLHYAAFGGAFHCATLDIRRRGTLESYF from the coding sequence ATGGACGTGGTCACGCGCGCCGCCGGCCCGGACACCGCCTCATTGGGGCAAATCTCTCCAGTGAACTCGTACAACGAGTGGGATCCGCTCGAGGAAGTGATCGTCGGAAGGCTCGAGGGTGCAGTCATCCCGTCCGATCATCCGGTTGTCACCTGCAATATCCCGGGCGTGGCTGCACGGGCCCAGTCGCTGTTCGCAGGCTTCCACTATCCAAAGATCATGATCGAACCGGCACAGCGCGAGCTTGATGGGTTTGTTGCGCTGTTACAGTCGTTGGGCATTGTGGTAAGGCGGCCGGAAGCCGTCGATCACAGGAAACGCTTCAGTACGCCGGAATGGTCCTCACACGGCTTCTGCAACTCCTGCCCGCGCGACAGCATGCTTGTGATCGGTGACGAGATCATCGAAACGCCGATGGCGTGGCCGTGTCGCTACTTCGAGACCCACTCCTATCGTCCGATCTTGAAGGACTATTTCCGACGTGGCGCGCGCTGGACCGCCGCGCCGAGGCCGCAACTGACGGACGAGCTGTTCGATCCGGAGTATTGCGTCCCCGAGAAAGGCGAGCCGATCTCACACATCCTGACCGAATTTGAACCGGTCTTCGATGCCGCCGATTTCTTTCGCTGCGGGCGCGACCTATTCGTGACCCGCAGCAACGTCACCAATGCGTCCGGTATTGAATGGCTGCGTCGCCACCTTGGCGATGGTTATCGCATTCATGAGATCGAGAGCCGCTGTCCCAATCCGATGCACATCGATACCACCATATTGCCGCTTGGGCCCGGCAAGATTCTGATCAATCCCGAATACATAGACGTCGGTCGTCTTCCGGCCATCTTGAAAAAATGGGACATCCTTGTGGCCCCGGAGCCCGATTCGATCGCCGATCGTATGCTCAAGATCACTTCGCTGTGCGGGAAATGGCTCAGCATGAACGTCCTAACAGTGGACGAGAAGCGCGTCATCGTCGACCCACATCATACGGGAACAATGCGTGCGATGGAGAAATGGGGCTTCGAGCCGATTCCATGCGAATTCCTGCACTACGCCGCATTTGGCGGCGCCTTCCACTGCGCCACGCTCGACATCCGGCGGCGCGGCACATTGGAAAGCTATTTCTGA
- a CDS encoding 6-phosphofructokinase — MGVARKRIGILTGGGDVPGLNAIIKTVTYRGSEDDIEVVGLRRGWEALTHLNLDDPASTSHYVIPLNRENTRIIDRRGGTVLHSSRTNPSKMKKRPDHLAGQNFPSSESTKGGVATKTWDVTGQVLANLSGLGIEHLIAIGGDDTLSYADKLNGLGVKIIAIPKTMDNDVRNTEYCIGFSTAITRASDAIQRQRTTVGSHERIGIFRIFGRDAGFTALYSAYATSIRCVVPEYKVNLDKLIRLLLEEKRANPSNYALIVLSEGAEWEDYKMQEYGEPDAYGHRKRMSVAEVLADEIKRRAGEETIVSDLTYDLRSGDPDFIDKLVALTFGNMAYDAILEGKTGLMSALVDGRYDLVPIPDARLGPRKLDVASTYNTERYRPLYSNKRGLPIFLNRAS; from the coding sequence ATGGGCGTGGCGAGAAAACGCATCGGCATTCTCACCGGCGGCGGCGATGTTCCCGGCCTCAATGCAATCATCAAGACCGTGACTTATCGCGGCAGCGAGGACGACATCGAAGTTGTCGGGCTCCGCCGCGGTTGGGAGGCCCTCACGCATCTGAACCTCGACGACCCCGCCAGCACATCCCACTACGTCATCCCGCTCAACCGCGAAAATACGCGCATCATCGATCGGCGCGGCGGTACCGTGCTGCACTCGAGCCGCACCAATCCCTCAAAAATGAAAAAGCGGCCCGATCATCTGGCTGGCCAAAACTTTCCAAGCTCGGAGAGTACCAAGGGCGGCGTCGCAACCAAGACCTGGGACGTCACCGGTCAGGTATTGGCGAACTTATCGGGGCTCGGCATCGAACACCTCATCGCCATCGGCGGCGACGACACACTTAGTTATGCGGACAAGCTGAACGGACTCGGCGTCAAGATCATCGCGATCCCGAAGACGATGGACAACGACGTCCGCAACACCGAATATTGCATCGGCTTCTCGACCGCGATCACCCGCGCCAGCGATGCTATCCAGCGGCAGCGCACCACTGTCGGCTCACACGAGCGAATTGGAATTTTCCGCATCTTTGGCCGCGATGCCGGATTTACGGCGCTCTATTCCGCATACGCGACCTCGATCCGATGCGTGGTACCGGAGTACAAGGTCAATCTCGACAAGCTGATCCGATTGCTGCTCGAGGAGAAGCGTGCCAACCCAAGCAACTACGCGCTGATCGTGCTGAGCGAGGGTGCCGAGTGGGAGGACTACAAGATGCAGGAATACGGCGAACCTGACGCCTACGGTCACCGCAAAAGGATGAGCGTGGCCGAAGTGCTTGCCGACGAGATCAAGCGGCGCGCGGGCGAGGAGACCATCGTCTCTGATCTCACCTACGACCTGCGATCGGGCGATCCTGACTTCATCGACAAGCTCGTCGCCCTGACTTTCGGCAACATGGCCTATGACGCCATCCTCGAAGGCAAGACCGGCCTCATGTCGGCGCTGGTCGATGGCCGCTACGACCTTGTGCCTATCCCCGACGCCAGGCTCGGGCCGCGCAAACTGGACGTCGCCAGCACATACAACACGGAGCGCTACCGTCCTCTCTATTCCAACAAGCGTGGGCTGCCGATCTTCCTCAACCGCGCGTCTTAG
- a CDS encoding PilZ domain-containing protein, with product MPQPTKRAARKLLSQHAWITLDGGFAARHCLVQDISASGAKITLDEDASQLPGVIRMAFARDARTGRSCQVVWRRGKSAGIKFL from the coding sequence ATGCCACAGCCCACGAAGCGCGCAGCCCGCAAACTGCTGTCGCAGCATGCCTGGATCACGCTCGATGGCGGATTCGCGGCGCGGCATTGCCTGGTCCAGGACATCTCGGCCTCGGGCGCCAAGATCACGCTGGACGAGGATGCAAGCCAACTGCCCGGCGTGATCCGCATGGCGTTCGCGCGCGATGCCCGGACCGGACGGAGCTGCCAGGTGGTCTGGCGCCGCGGCAAGTCGGCCGGCATCAAGTTCCTCTGA
- a CDS encoding Mth938-like domain-containing protein: MEIERTTFGTITIDGKTYEHDVIIRLSGEVEKRKKKLSKKYYGTSHVLSKDEAKFVYEKGCEQLILGCGQYGNVHLSPEAEAYFARRGCKVLLQPTPKAIDTFNNSHARKIGLFHVTC; this comes from the coding sequence ATGGAGATCGAGCGCACTACATTCGGCACAATCACGATCGACGGAAAGACGTACGAACACGACGTGATCATCCGTCTCTCCGGCGAAGTGGAAAAGCGGAAGAAGAAACTGTCGAAGAAGTACTACGGCACCTCGCATGTCCTTTCGAAGGACGAAGCGAAGTTCGTCTATGAGAAGGGATGCGAGCAGTTAATTCTTGGCTGTGGCCAGTACGGAAATGTGCATCTATCGCCCGAAGCAGAGGCGTATTTTGCGAGAAGGGGCTGCAAGGTCCTGCTGCAGCCGACCCCTAAGGCGATTGATACGTTCAACAACTCGCATGCGCGGAAGATCGGCCTTTTTCACGTTACGTGCTGA
- a CDS encoding 3-deoxy-7-phosphoheptulonate synthase, translated as MLSTTDDLRIRELKELSTPEDVMREVPRTLTATRVVMAARNAIHAILNGQDDRLLVVVGPCSVHDPKAALEYAEHLAALREDLADQLEIVMRVYFEKPRTTVGWKGLINDPDLDGSFDINKGLRLARNVLSAINNLGLPAGAEFLDMTTPQYIADLVSWAAIGARTTESQIHRELASGLSCPVGFKNGTDGNVRIAADAVKSASHPHHFMAVTKLGRSAIASTAGNEDCHVILRGGSKPNYDAASVAAACNDLAKSGVAPLVMVDASHANSSKQPENQPLVTADIAGQISGGENRIMGVMIESNLVAGRQDVVPGKPLTYGQSITDGCIDWATTATVLEQLADAVEIRRNTARAGLHERSA; from the coding sequence GTGCTGAGCACGACCGATGATCTTCGTATCCGCGAACTGAAAGAGCTGAGCACGCCTGAGGATGTGATGCGGGAGGTCCCGCGCACCCTCACGGCCACCCGCGTGGTGATGGCAGCGCGCAACGCCATCCATGCCATCCTCAACGGCCAGGACGACCGGCTTCTGGTCGTCGTCGGCCCCTGCTCTGTGCATGATCCCAAGGCCGCGCTCGAATATGCCGAGCACCTCGCCGCCCTGCGCGAGGATCTCGCCGACCAGCTCGAGATCGTGATGCGGGTCTATTTCGAGAAGCCGCGCACCACGGTCGGCTGGAAGGGCCTGATCAACGATCCGGATCTGGACGGCAGCTTCGACATCAACAAGGGCCTGCGGCTCGCACGCAACGTGCTCTCGGCCATCAACAATCTGGGCCTGCCCGCCGGCGCAGAGTTTTTGGACATGACGACGCCGCAATACATCGCCGACCTCGTGTCCTGGGCCGCGATCGGCGCGCGCACGACCGAGAGCCAGATCCATCGCGAGCTGGCCTCGGGGCTGTCCTGCCCGGTCGGGTTCAAGAACGGTACCGACGGAAATGTGCGCATCGCGGCCGACGCGGTGAAGTCGGCCTCGCATCCGCATCATTTCATGGCGGTGACGAAGCTCGGCCGCTCGGCGATCGCCTCGACCGCCGGCAACGAAGACTGCCACGTCATCCTGCGCGGCGGCAGCAAGCCGAACTACGATGCGGCGAGCGTCGCGGCGGCCTGCAACGATCTGGCGAAATCCGGTGTCGCGCCGCTGGTGATGGTGGATGCAAGCCATGCCAATTCGAGCAAGCAGCCGGAAAACCAGCCGCTGGTCACGGCCGATATCGCCGGCCAGATCTCGGGCGGCGAGAACCGCATCATGGGCGTGATGATCGAGAGCAATCTCGTCGCCGGCCGCCAGGACGTGGTGCCGGGCAAGCCGCTGACTTACGGCCAGAGCATCACCGACGGATGCATCGATTGGGCGACCACGGCAACCGTGCTCGAGCAGCTCGCCGATGCGGTCGAGATCCGGCGCAACACCGCGCGCGCCGGATTGCACGAGCGCTCCGCTTAA